gatgcaaaagaatgagacaaaaataaatgtcagaactttttccacttgtgACGTCATGAGAGGCTACACAGCTCTTAGCGGGACTGTTCAATTAGTGCGAGGACACAAAGCTCAAGTATGAACAAGGATTTTATTATAGTTCTAAGGGATTAACAGAAACAGCATGTCAAATTCAAAAAGGTCTACCTTCAACAGAAAACTTAAATGACGCCTCTTCTTGGCGGTAATCCTGATTTCCTCAGGTAAGTAAACAGTCTTTTCAACCTTACTTTACTGGGTGTCCTAGCCCAAGGCTATTCCAGTTGTAAGTCCTTCTAATGTCTGGTGGTGTTTCCAGCCTTCCGTTTTCCTCACTGGATACGATACTGGAGCGATCTGGTCCTTCCCAGACCGCACAACCCGCAGCTTGTCTCCCAACAAAACCCCTCTCCCACTAACAGTGTCTCTAGTCCTTAAAACCCTTCAGGTCAACAAACCCTGATCAGTCTCAGGTGTGCGGGAATGCCATGTTTTGACGGGTGGAGTTCCCGACTCCACCAGCAGATAGAGCCATAGCTGCTCATGGTTGCAGCCATCTCAGGGGGATGTAGCACCCTTCCAGGACACAGCCTCTCGTGACATCAcacactcttaatgtgacctataatgtgaacaattcaattgaaaagcaaactgaaatcttcgagaggtaaaaacaataacctggtggcataagtgtgcacaccctcttataactggggatgtgactgtgttcagaattaaccaatcacattcaaactcatgttaaatagaagtcattacactcCTGCCATCATTtgaagtgactgattaatcgcaaaaaaagttcagctgttctaataggattttcctgacattttctcagagcaaaagccattgtctgtagagagcttccaaagcatcagagagatctcattgttgaaagatatcagtcaggagaatagtaaaaaataatttccaaagcattagatttaccatggaacacagtgaaaacagacatcatcaagtggagaaaatatggcacaacagagacattacgaAGAACTGGATATCCCTCCAAAACTGGTCAGGGTCAGGGTCAGGGaggtttccaagaggcctacagcaacattaaaggaactgcaggaatttctggcaagtagtggctgtgtgctacatgtgaaaacaatctcccgtattcttcacatgaatgggctatggggtagggtggcaagacggaagccttttcttacaaagaaaaaaatccaagcctggctgaagtttgcaaaaacaaacatcaagtcccccaaatgcatgtgggaaaatgtgttatggtctggaactttggccataattccaaaaggtatgtttggtgcaaatacaacactgcacatcacctaaagaacaccatacccacagtgaagcatggtggtggtcaCTTGTAAATGACCTGGTGCTAAATCGTTTACAAGTGATTTAGCACCAGGTTATCCACAAACTTTTGGTGCGATTCTGGAGAGGTGGCTGCACTTATCCGGCCGCACACCAACCAAGTACCGAACGGCTCTACTCACCTGCCCCCTGGGGGACAGGCTATCCCAGGCCAATCGAAGTCCCACGGCGCTGCGGTATCATTCCGTCTAGGGGGGATTCTGACTTAGAGGCTTTCAGTCATAATCCCACagatctgtggggtgatctgaagagggctgtgcacaggagatgtcctcgcagtctgacagatttgtaacgcttttgcaaagaagagtgggcaaatattgccacgtcaagatgtacAGGGTTtaagggagggaggcaggacaGGTACAGGGTTtaagggagggaggcaggacaGGTACAGGGTTtaagggagggaggcaggacaGGTACAGGGTTtaagggagggaggcaggacaGGTACAGGGTTTAAGGGAGAGGCAGGACAGGTACAGGGTTTAAGGGAGAGGCAGGACAGGTACAGGGTTTAAGGGAGAGGCAGGACAGGTACAGGGTTTAAGGGAGGGAGCAGGACAGGTACAGGGTTTAAGGGAGAGGCAGGACAGGTACAGGGTTTAAGGGAGGGAGCAGGACAGGTACAGGGTTTAAGGGAGAGGCAGGACAGGTACAGGGTTTAAGGGAGAGGCAGGACAGGTACAGGGTTTAAGGGAGAGGCAGGACAGGTACAGGGTTTAAGGGAGAGGCAGGACAGGTACAGGGTTTtagggagggaggcaggacaGGTACAGGGTTTAAGGGAGAGGCAGGACAGGTACAGGGTTTAAGGGAGAGGCAGGACAGGTACAGGGTTTAAGGGAGAGGCAGGACAGGTAAAGGGTTTAAGGGAGAGGCAGGACAGGTACAGGGTTTAAGGGAATCAGCCTTTTAATGTTCTTCATCACTTCTACTTTACATTTCCGATATAACAAGCTGgttttatttttactaaatATCTTAGTAAGTTCCCGTACTAATAAAGCATAATAAACCAGGCATGTTTTTCAAACCAAGGACATTTTTTCTTCTGTGCAAAACTATCTTTGATAAATTATGTCCTTGTGGAAGATGGAAGAGGTCTCAATTCATCAAGTAATTCATCAAGTAACATTCATTGGTATAACAGTTcattatttcaggtttaatcgtGTATATGGGAACAAATGTCATGATATAGAatataagtacagagaccagTACAGAGTAATATCACAAGATTTGCTCTGAAGTCACAttgtttcttttacatttttgcacCCCTCCTTGTCAATTCCCAAAATATGATGTCGTATATTTAAGATAAATACAAGAAAACAAGTCGACACATCAACATGAAAATAAGATAACATGCTACACTGTCATGGCCACCACAGTTCTAGATCCATGAAAGCAGACTTCTTGATCTGAACTACGATTTGTTTCTGTTCTGCCCCAAATGGAAGGACAGAGGACAGACAAGCAACTTCATATTGGAGCTATCTGTAGGTACGCCATACTATAGATAAGGTTGAGACCTGGGGTCATCGGTTATGGCCACAATCCCTTCTAACAGCAGAGCAGGCTGACCTAGGTATTTGCTTATACTTGATGTCCGTGAACAGCCTAAAGCAAATTCGTGTCTAATCTAACACATTTATTACACTGAATTTTGCATAGTAGTTAGACAGGTTTCTAATCAgtaaacataatacaatgtaTACAGTATCTTATTGGTGTTCATAATGCAATTAAAACATAGGTACCTATATTTTAAGAAAACCCATCTTCAACATCACAAGCAGTTTTGAATAACTAATGAGACAATTTTGTAATAACAAACATAGTCATGCTACctcactagctagctaaccagaCTGTTCagtgaaatacagtataaaagGCCACATGTTAAAGAGCACAGCCAGAATGTTCAAGAAATAGGCTAAGGCACTCACACAGGAGATTTTGAAAGATTCCCAGTGTTGTTTAATCAAAGTTATTCTAAGCTAtaattagatttaaaaaatgtttcctCATGTTCCTGGTGGGTTGACATTCTGTTTGGTACCATAAACCATATGCACAGCTGTTTTAGTTTCACTTGAGCTCAATAAACAACATTATGAAGAATCGTTAAGCTGTCAGGTGTTGTTTTTTCAATCATACTCATCAACAAGTATGTTAAAAAAAGCTTTTGCTGAAGCCATAGTCTCTTCTCGAAACAGACTAGCTAAAGGGAATTGGCGTGGGGATACTGttataaatattaatgtttcttGGTTATGAATCTGATCTTGAGCTTGACTCAGCAAAGAGAGCAAATTGTTTACATGAAAAGCAGACAATACAATGCTAAAACTTTCACAATCTCGTCAGGTGTGCAGAGGCAACAACAAGGGGCTTCAGGAATATGCAACTTTATGAACTCTGAATGCTTTTAGGATAATTTTTACAGTGccaagcttctgttcctcaaactagacactaatgtatttgtcctcttgctcaattGTGAACCGAGCCCTCCCACAcctctttcttttctggttagagccagtttgccctgttctgtgaagggagtagttcAACAACTTATAAAAGttattcagtttcttggcaatatcTGAAAaagaatagccttcatttctcagaacaagaacagaTTGATAATtgtcagaagaaagttctttgtttctggtcattttgagtcTGAAATCGAACCCAGAAATGCGgttgctgaagatactgaactagtctaaaaaaGGCCAGTTTAATTGCTTCTTtacagttttcagtggtgctaacataataacaaaaggattttctaatgatGAATTAGCCTTTGAAattgataaacttggattagcaaacacaatgtgccattaaAACACAGGAGTGTTGATTGCTGATAATgtgcctctgtatgcctatgtacaactttgtttctaaaaaaaaatgctaagaaaaacagaatgcaagggtgtgcaaataatgtatccctatatttaattgaatgtagtttaaagacaacatatcaaatgctgaaactgagaaatgttattgcttttggaaaaatacatgcccattttgaatttgatgccagcaacattatgcaaagttatggcaatgaaatgcctggttttcctactccccccataccattacagatgctggcttttgttctgtgcgctgataacaatgGGATGGTCCCTGTCCtttttagtccagaggacgtgGCGTCTGTGATTcctaataattatttaaaatgttgatttgtcagaccagaggagttttccactttgcctcagtccatcttaaattagatCAGGCCAAGAGAAGGTGATTTCTGAATCTGGATGATTTCTTCTTCAAACATTGCTTTATAcggttttaacttgcatttgtggatgcaacaaCGTACTTTGTTcagagacaatggtttttggaagtgttcctgggctcatgcaatgatgtccactacggaatcatgtctgttttcaatgctgtgccgcctgagggccggAAGACCACAGCCATCTAAtgttggtttttggccttgtccctcgCGTACAGACATTTttcagaatcttttaatgatctTATTTACTGTAGATCcctaaactctttgcaattttgcatcaatattttcttttcgtaaattgttgcactatttgccagcGCAGTCTTTTTTATACCCTGTCATATTACTgtcctgttgccaattgacccagcttttttgaaatgtgttgctgacatcaaattcaatgtgggcatccatttcaagaaacaacatttctcagtttcagcatttgatatgttgcctttgtattatttctactgaatataaggtttaaattATTGCATTCATTGCatactgtgtttctttttttcacagCATCTAAACTTGTAAATGGGGTTGTAGATATTCCACAGAAAATCTgttgtttccagctacaacagtcatttacaaaattaacaatgtctatactgatcactgatgttattttaattgacaaaaattttgcttttgaaaagaaggacatttctaagtgaccccaaacttttgaacagtagcgTAGGTGTCTGAATAAAGTGAGTCCAATCTTAAGCACTGAAGCTCGCTATCTGATCAGTTGCATTCAGAATCAGGGAATGACAGGTGCTGGGCTGTACGCATTAAAACTACGATGGGaagtgaaaatataaaaacatataattgGATGTATTAAAATGAGATTACAAGAAACATGGAAAATCAAAACCCAGCGAATATGACCCAAGTCACGTGATTGGATTAAGAGTCTAGAGACATATGTTTCATACTTTGGTGAAACTAATTACACCTGCCTTAGTTAAATTGTCAACATGCAGTGACATATACAGCATTATCATTTTATTTCCGACAAATCACAGGCAAGCATTTGGGGTGTCCTTGCATTGCTCCAGACGATGAGTGTTCCGGCTCTGACGCGGGACCTCCATGGAGGTGGATCTGGGAGTAGAAGACAATTGGCCCCAGCACATGTTTGGAAGAGGAGAGTGCCACTGATGTCCTGCCCCGCCCCACTGCCCAACTCAAGCTGGCACATTTAACAAGCTAAATTAGGTTGTGAGTTTTGAGGGTACAGTGGTGCAAACACACCCTCTAGTGCATCAGTGCCTGAATAATGCCCTAGTCAGAACGACCTGGCCAGAAGCTGTAAAATCTCAGCCATCTGACCTGGCCATCTCAGCTGCTGCCCCTTAACGAGACAATGAGATTTCATCTGAGGGAAAACAGCTCTGGGTagaagaggaaaagaggaagggTGAAACGCTGAAAGTTGCTGCCCTTGATGTGCTGGCTCTGTGGCGCGAGCACCAGAATGAGGAAGACAGCCAAGGTGTTGAAGGAGCCAAAGATACGGCCACCTCCACCCATTCCACCATTAGGCCACTCCAGATGACGCCACCTTCACTTTCATAGCAGTTTGCATCTCAGGCATGACTTTTTTTCTCCCATTACTGctgttattttgttaataaaatacacCCCAGGGCCCTAAACATTCCCACTGTgttgttccctgtgtctctccccgtTACAATACTAATCAGTAATCAAGCCTATGCCATTGTGATGATcattatataataattattctgtctttatttcagttaaaagtAAACAAAGAGTATCAAATCTAAAAATAGGTTTGACAGTATATTGAAAGGTTAAACTAAATAGGAGTACAATTTTTATGGACTCTATAGATCTCTGTGTTGTAGGCTTTTAGCACAGGTCAGACAGGAGAACTGTTGAGGGTTCTGCACACACTGGATGTTCATCAACGTTCTGAAAGGAgatattattattcaaaataacaaTGTGTACTCAGTACCCTGCTTAGGTTTGCAAAATGTTTACAATTATCAAACATTCCCAGGTTTTCTGCAAACCCTGGACAGAGTATTTCTAGAATCAATAGGCATTCTGGAATAACCCAAACAAATTTCAGTATAACTGGTAAGTTACTAGACTGTTGGTAGTAAGTGGTTAATTGAATAAGCAATTGGTGTAGAGTAGATGTGGCTTACAGGTCACTGTCTGTGCAGGTCCAGTGAAACCCTCTCTTCTGTAAGACATTGATCAGATCCACAATGGAGCCCTGGCTGCACGACTCTCTAATGAAGGACAGATGCAGGATACTGCATATTCAGTAAATAACATACAGTCACACTCTATATGTTTTTCATGCATTGTACAGAGTTTCTGAAGCAACTTCACAGTCAGACAACTAGaaggacattttcaaaaatgttaataGCTAAATAAAGTTTGTCTAGTGGGTGTTTATCTAGGAGTCATGACAACTGGAACCAAATGTTGTGCCCTCGTTTTGACTAGGGCCCATACGGCTATACAAAGGGCATTGGGTGTTATTTGGGATTCAGCCTAGTGATTCTTACATGAAGGGACCTTCCAGGTTGGCAACCACCTTGATGTTGACATGATCCACCATCCTGGGGTTCAGGCTATCCAGCTCCACGCTTCCAAACATGCTGTAGCAAGATTAAAAATAGAATGACAAACAGTGTTGGACTACAACAAACATGTACTGCCAGTGACTGATATCTATGCTTCCAAACTTGCTGAAACATGATCAAAAGTCATGTCTTCACCTTACCTTTTCTTGTTGAAGGCATTATCTATGGATCCATTAAGCAGTACTGTGATGTTGCCACACGCAGCTGCAGCAAACTAGTAAACATACAGAGCAGAGAATGAAGTAGCTCTAGCAAAGCCCCCAGTGGTAGTAATGTTGACTGGGGGCAATTGTTACACAACTAATTTCGCCAAACTAAAAGACGCTGGaattatgaaaatgaattacTACTTGCCCATTCAGGTTTGCTATGCCTGTTTAAAGTTTGGGCTAAATACAGTGTCTGACTATTTGCATTTGTTACAGGCACATTTTGTATTCTTTAGGGCAAGGATTCTTGAAAATCTGGACAATGTTTGTCCTTCAGGGAATCAGTCCTCAGAAACTATTTTTACATAATACACTGTCATGTTCATAATTTTGCAGATTTACAGGCATTTAACTAAgctacataaaaatatatggatttggagaaggcattcgactgtccctcgcggcatcctgtggagggtgcttcgggaatatggggtcctgggtcctttgctaagggctgtcaggtccctgtacgacggaagcaggagcttggtccgcattgccggcagtaagtcagacttgttccctgtgcatgttggactccggcagggctgccctttgtcaccggttctgttcataatttttatggacagaatttctaggcgcagccaggggcaggagggtgtcaggtttggggaccacacgatttcgtctctgctctttgcggatgatgttgtcgtgttggccccttcaagccaggaccttcagcatgcacttggatggtttgcagccgagtgtgaagcggtggggatgaaaatcagtacctccaaatccgaggccatggtcctcagtcggaaaagggtggcttgcccacttcaggttggtggagagtgcctgcctcaagtggaggagtttaagtatctaggggtcttgttcacgagtgagggaaggatggaacgggagattgacagacggatcggtgcagcttctgcagtaatgcggtcgatgtatcggtctgtcgtggtgaagaaagagctgagccgcaaggcgaagctctcgatttaccggtcaatctacgttcctactctcacctatggtcatgagctttgggtcatgaccgaaaggacaagatcccggatacaggcggccgaaatgagctttctccgcagggtggctgggcgatcccttagagatgagggtgagaagctcggtcacccgggaggagctcagagtagagccgctgctcctccacatcgagaggggtcagctgaggtggcttgggcatctttttcggatgcctccggaacgccttcctgggaaggtgttccggtcccgtcccaccgggaggagaccccggggaagacctaggactcgctggagggactatgtctcccggctggcctgggaacgcctcggtgtccccccggaagagctggaggaagtgtctggggagagggaagtctgggcatccctgcttagactgctgcccccgcgacccggccccggataagcggaagaagatgatgatgatgatgatgataaaaatatatactccatcacaatgtactgtatgttgtaatTCATTTTGGTCTTAAGTATTTTGAATCTGTTTTGTGTGATTGTCTTATGTAGTTGTATATTGAAATGTTGACCCAACCCTCCTGTACCGGGAAACACTCTGTAAAACTCTGATATGACTACGCTTACATTTTGTGAAGCTTGCCTCCACAGGGAATAAACAGGATGGTTCACACATGTCGACCACTCAGGGCAAGAGTTGAAATCAAAGCCTAacaaaaaatgacaaataaaggAGCTTTATaagaaagaaacacattttcacaaagaTCAACACTTACAAAGACAAAGTCAATGAAAAAGATGTGAAGATTGTATAAATCTTTCTATAAggagttgttttattttttgttcagtgtgcAACACAACAAACCATGACTATCTTTGATATACTTAGGAGAGTTCTCCACAAAGATAAATATGTAACAGATGGTACTATTTAACAGCTGCACTTCAATAGACTATATGCAATATCCACCTTGTACGTATTTAAACCTCCTGTTCACCATGACCCCAAAACAACCCCTGCGTACAACCACAGAGACCCTGCCTGTCATCTTGTGACCTCTTTCAGGTGTTTTAGACTGATGGCTTGGCACACACAACTGTTTCTTAACATCTTGTGGGAACAATGAATGGAGAGATCATAACTCTTTTACTGTCCCTCCCTTCCTCACAGAGATTGTAATGAATCCTACCTCTGTCTTCCCTTTCCTGTCCGCACCAGATGAGATCATTGAACATGTATCCCACAAGTGTGTCCTCCAGGGTCCAGAAACGACGTGTTACAGCTGCATAGTTGTGCATCAACTCCCTGGTCTTACTCCAGAAGAGCAACTAAAAATCAAGCAGTCAACCAATATCCACCAGATACAGGACATTAGAGGAATTACAAACAGTCTGAAAACCCTGGATACACTGTAAGGACCCTAAAGCATCTGAGAGCAAGAATGCTGATTTACAGTCAGGTCCATGTAATCTTTTTGATAATGATCCAAAGGAAGAAACTGATCCTAGATTAGAactccagaaacaaaaaacagaaatgctgaaTGAATATGGGTTCAAGGTGGGTGGCTCTGGTGAGAACCCAGTGTTATGATGGTGATACCCA
The Esox lucius isolate fEsoLuc1 chromosome 21, fEsoLuc1.pri, whole genome shotgun sequence DNA segment above includes these coding regions:
- the LOC117593648 gene encoding ADP-ribosyl cyclase/cyclic ADP-ribose hydrolase 1, coding for MNLPKTSSTFRIFHMRICFLIVLFSPDGLRAEMGTTPNLKHIVKGRCYSYITLVNPNSSYDCEKIWREFEEAVVRESPCNVKVKDYRRMFRAMQQTLPCGKLLFWSKTRELMHNYAAVTRRFWTLEDTLVGYMFNDLIWCGQEREDRGFDFNSCPEWSTCVNHPVYSLWRQASQNFAAAACGNITVLLNGSIDNAFNKKSMFGSVELDSLNPRMVDHVNIKVVANLEGPFIESCSQGSIVDLINVLQKRGFHWTCTDSDLTLMNIQCVQNPQQFSCLTCAKSLQHRDL